One genomic region from Pseudomonas hormoni encodes:
- a CDS encoding paraquat-inducible protein A — protein MATTDQLIICEHCDCVYQKVTLAKHQKTLCTRCGGVLQRYNGLSVEQRLALTVTALMLWIFANFYPVMSISLQGLKNSATLWDSVMALTLGPITFIAMVAAISMIIAPIFQLLLLIWVLSFALASRRSPGFRFCMRWLETLRPWSMLEVCLLGAMVAVIKLAGLLDVLPGIGLFALAILSLMMIRIAGRDVRELWDVL, from the coding sequence ATGGCTACGACTGACCAACTGATCATCTGCGAGCACTGCGACTGCGTGTATCAAAAAGTCACGCTCGCGAAACATCAGAAAACCCTGTGTACGCGCTGCGGCGGCGTGCTTCAGCGCTATAACGGCCTGTCGGTGGAGCAGCGGCTGGCGTTGACCGTCACGGCATTGATGCTGTGGATTTTCGCCAATTTCTATCCGGTGATGAGCATCAGCCTTCAAGGCTTGAAAAACAGCGCAACGCTGTGGGATTCCGTGATGGCCCTGACGCTGGGCCCGATTACCTTCATTGCCATGGTGGCGGCGATCTCCATGATCATCGCGCCGATTTTCCAGTTGCTGCTGCTGATCTGGGTCCTGAGCTTCGCCCTCGCCTCCCGTCGTTCACCGGGTTTCAGATTCTGCATGCGCTGGCTGGAAACCCTGCGGCCCTGGAGCATGCTGGAAGTCTGCCTGCTGGGGGCGATGGTCGCGGTGATCAAGCTCGCCGGGTTGCTCGACGTGCTGCCCGGCATCGGACTGTTCGCCCTGGCCATTCTCAGCCTGATGATGATCCGCATTGCCGGACGCGATGTCCGTGAACTGTGGGATGTTTTATGA